Proteins co-encoded in one Nicotiana sylvestris chromosome 7, ASM39365v2, whole genome shotgun sequence genomic window:
- the LOC104214179 gene encoding probable amino acid permease 7 isoform X1, with the protein MAGEIEDDPQTSLLAERNVVYSDDIIGKKGTKWSAVAHIITGVIGAGVLSLAWSIAQLGWIAGPLAILFCAAVTLFATSILCDCYKSPDSALGPTINHSLLEAARFYFGKKWTWVCGLLQYVSFYGTGIAYIITSATSMREIQRSNCYHKEGANADCHTGKNIFMLIFGIIQIVTSQIPDFHNMTWLSVVAALMSFCYSFIGLALGFSKVIDNRRIKGSIVGVPAKNAAQKIWLVFQALGDIAFAYPYSIILLEIQDTLKSPPPENQTMKKASISAIVITTFFYICCSGFGYAAFGNDTPGNLLTGFYEPFWLVDFANACIVLHLVGGYQVYSQPVFAFVEKKLTQKFPENKFLNKFYAIKLPVLPAFQLNFFRLCFRTFYVISTTAIAMAFPYFNQVLGILGALNFWPMTIYFPVEMYIVQRKIGAWTKKWLLLEGFSMICLIVSVVGLIGSIEGIISAKLAKV; encoded by the exons ATGGCTGGTGAAATAGAAGATGATCCACAAACATCATTATTGGCTGAGAGAAATG TTGTATACTCTGATGATATTATTGGGAAAAAGGGAACAAAATGGAGTGCAGTGGCGCATATTATAACAGGAGTTATAGGGGCAGGGGTGTTATCACTTGCATGGAGCATAGCACAATTAGGATGGATAGCAGGTCCTTTGGCTATTCTCTTCTGTGCAGCAGTTACTCTTTTTGCAACGTCCATACTTTGTGATTGCTATAAATCTCCAGATTCTGCTCTTGGCCCTACTATAAACCACTCCTTATTGGAAGCTGCCAGATTCTATTTTG GCAAGAAATGGACGTGGGTGTGTGGTTTGCTTCAGTATGTGAGCTTCTATGGGACTGGTATTGCTTATATAATTACAAGTGCAACAAGTATGAG AGAAATTCAGAGATCAAATTGTTACCACAAAGAAGGAGCAAACGCTGATTGCCACACTGGGAAAAACATCTTTATGCTGATTTTTGGTATTATTCAGATAGTAACGTCGCAGATACCAGATTTTCATAACATGACGTGGTTGTCTGTTGTCGCTGCATTAATGTCATTTTGTTACTCTTTCATTGGGTTGGCACTTGGGTTTTCTAAAGTGATTG ACAACAGGCGTATCAAAGGAAGCATTGTGGGAGTACCGGCAAAGAATGCTGCTCAAAAGATATGGTTAGTGTTCCAGGCACTCGGAGACATTGCTTTTGCCTATCCTTACTCGATCATTCTCCTGGAGATACAG GATACACTAAAATCGCCTCCACCAGAAAATCAGACCATGAAGAAGGCATCAATAAGTGCAATAGTTATCACCACTTTCTTCTATATATGCTGTAGTGGCTTCGGATATGCAGCCTTTGGGAATGACACGCCAGGGAACCTCTTGACAGGTTTCTACGAGCCGTTTTGGCTTGTTGATTTTGCTAATGCCTGCATAGTTCTGCATCTGGTTGGAGGGTATCAG GTATACAGCCAGCCAGTGTTTGCATTTGTTGAGAAAAAATTAACTCAGAAGTTCCCAGAGAACAAATTCCTGAATAAATTCTATGCCATCAAACTCCCAGTGTTGCCAGCTTTTCAGTTGAATTTCTTTCGGTTATGTTTTCGGACATTTTATGTTATATCTACAACAGCAATAGCAATGGCATTTCCTTATTTCAATCAGGTATTAGGAATATTGGGAGCCTTGAATTTTTGGCCAATGACCATCTATTTCCCAGTGGAAATGTACATAGTGCAAAGGAAAATTGGAGCTTGGACAAAGAAATGGCTTCTTCTTGAGGGTTTCAGCATGATCTGTTTGATTGTATCTGTAGTTGGTTTGATTGGATCAATTGAGGGAATAATTAGTGCTAAATTAGCTAAAGTATAA
- the LOC104214179 gene encoding probable amino acid permease 7 isoform X3 — MAGEIEDDPQTSLLAERNVVYSDDIIGKKGTKWSAVAHIITGVIGAGVLSLAWSIAQLGWIADSALGPTINHSLLEAARFYFGKKWTWVCGLLQYVSFYGTGIAYIITSATSMREIQRSNCYHKEGANADCHTGKNIFMLIFGIIQIVTSQIPDFHNMTWLSVVAALMSFCYSFIGLALGFSKVIDNRRIKGSIVGVPAKNAAQKIWLVFQALGDIAFAYPYSIILLEIQDTLKSPPPENQTMKKASISAIVITTFFYICCSGFGYAAFGNDTPGNLLTGFYEPFWLVDFANACIVLHLVGGYQVYSQPVFAFVEKKLTQKFPENKFLNKFYAIKLPVLPAFQLNFFRLCFRTFYVISTTAIAMAFPYFNQVLGILGALNFWPMTIYFPVEMYIVQRKIGAWTKKWLLLEGFSMICLIVSVVGLIGSIEGIISAKLAKV, encoded by the exons ATGGCTGGTGAAATAGAAGATGATCCACAAACATCATTATTGGCTGAGAGAAATG TTGTATACTCTGATGATATTATTGGGAAAAAGGGAACAAAATGGAGTGCAGTGGCGCATATTATAACAGGAGTTATAGGGGCAGGGGTGTTATCACTTGCATGGAGCATAGCACAATTAGGATGGATAGCAG ATTCTGCTCTTGGCCCTACTATAAACCACTCCTTATTGGAAGCTGCCAGATTCTATTTTG GCAAGAAATGGACGTGGGTGTGTGGTTTGCTTCAGTATGTGAGCTTCTATGGGACTGGTATTGCTTATATAATTACAAGTGCAACAAGTATGAG AGAAATTCAGAGATCAAATTGTTACCACAAAGAAGGAGCAAACGCTGATTGCCACACTGGGAAAAACATCTTTATGCTGATTTTTGGTATTATTCAGATAGTAACGTCGCAGATACCAGATTTTCATAACATGACGTGGTTGTCTGTTGTCGCTGCATTAATGTCATTTTGTTACTCTTTCATTGGGTTGGCACTTGGGTTTTCTAAAGTGATTG ACAACAGGCGTATCAAAGGAAGCATTGTGGGAGTACCGGCAAAGAATGCTGCTCAAAAGATATGGTTAGTGTTCCAGGCACTCGGAGACATTGCTTTTGCCTATCCTTACTCGATCATTCTCCTGGAGATACAG GATACACTAAAATCGCCTCCACCAGAAAATCAGACCATGAAGAAGGCATCAATAAGTGCAATAGTTATCACCACTTTCTTCTATATATGCTGTAGTGGCTTCGGATATGCAGCCTTTGGGAATGACACGCCAGGGAACCTCTTGACAGGTTTCTACGAGCCGTTTTGGCTTGTTGATTTTGCTAATGCCTGCATAGTTCTGCATCTGGTTGGAGGGTATCAG GTATACAGCCAGCCAGTGTTTGCATTTGTTGAGAAAAAATTAACTCAGAAGTTCCCAGAGAACAAATTCCTGAATAAATTCTATGCCATCAAACTCCCAGTGTTGCCAGCTTTTCAGTTGAATTTCTTTCGGTTATGTTTTCGGACATTTTATGTTATATCTACAACAGCAATAGCAATGGCATTTCCTTATTTCAATCAGGTATTAGGAATATTGGGAGCCTTGAATTTTTGGCCAATGACCATCTATTTCCCAGTGGAAATGTACATAGTGCAAAGGAAAATTGGAGCTTGGACAAAGAAATGGCTTCTTCTTGAGGGTTTCAGCATGATCTGTTTGATTGTATCTGTAGTTGGTTTGATTGGATCAATTGAGGGAATAATTAGTGCTAAATTAGCTAAAGTATAA
- the LOC104214179 gene encoding probable amino acid permease 7 isoform X2 → MEVERSLEQEKTSGNDDIDAIRTGTVWSAVAHIISAVIGAGVLSLAWSTAQLGWIAAPIALLFFAVVTYISASLICDCYRSPDPITGTRNHSYIDAVRVNLGKKWTWVCGLLQYVSFYGTGIAYIITSATSMREIQRSNCYHKEGANADCHTGKNIFMLIFGIIQIVTSQIPDFHNMTWLSVVAALMSFCYSFIGLALGFSKVIDNRRIKGSIVGVPAKNAAQKIWLVFQALGDIAFAYPYSIILLEIQDTLKSPPPENQTMKKASISAIVITTFFYICCSGFGYAAFGNDTPGNLLTGFYEPFWLVDFANACIVLHLVGGYQVYSQPVFAFVEKKLTQKFPENKFLNKFYAIKLPVLPAFQLNFFRLCFRTFYVISTTAIAMAFPYFNQVLGILGALNFWPMTIYFPVEMYIVQRKIGAWTKKWLLLEGFSMICLIVSVVGLIGSIEGIISAKLAKV, encoded by the exons ATGGAGGTTGAACGTTCTCTAGAACAAGAGAAAACTTCAGGCAATGATGATATAGATGCAATTAGAACTG GAACTGTGTGGAGTGCAGTTGCGCATATAATTTCTGCTGTAATTGGAGCTGGTGTTCTCTCTCTAGCCTGGAGCACAGCACAGTTAGGATGGATTGCAGCGCCAATCGCCTTGTTATTTTTTGCAGTTGTTACTTACATATCTGCATCCCTTATATGTGACTGTTACAGGTCACCTGATCCCATAACAGGAACACGAAATCACTCTTACATTGATGCTGTTAGAGTTAATCTCG GCAAGAAATGGACGTGGGTGTGTGGTTTGCTTCAGTATGTGAGCTTCTATGGGACTGGTATTGCTTATATAATTACAAGTGCAACAAGTATGAG AGAAATTCAGAGATCAAATTGTTACCACAAAGAAGGAGCAAACGCTGATTGCCACACTGGGAAAAACATCTTTATGCTGATTTTTGGTATTATTCAGATAGTAACGTCGCAGATACCAGATTTTCATAACATGACGTGGTTGTCTGTTGTCGCTGCATTAATGTCATTTTGTTACTCTTTCATTGGGTTGGCACTTGGGTTTTCTAAAGTGATTG ACAACAGGCGTATCAAAGGAAGCATTGTGGGAGTACCGGCAAAGAATGCTGCTCAAAAGATATGGTTAGTGTTCCAGGCACTCGGAGACATTGCTTTTGCCTATCCTTACTCGATCATTCTCCTGGAGATACAG GATACACTAAAATCGCCTCCACCAGAAAATCAGACCATGAAGAAGGCATCAATAAGTGCAATAGTTATCACCACTTTCTTCTATATATGCTGTAGTGGCTTCGGATATGCAGCCTTTGGGAATGACACGCCAGGGAACCTCTTGACAGGTTTCTACGAGCCGTTTTGGCTTGTTGATTTTGCTAATGCCTGCATAGTTCTGCATCTGGTTGGAGGGTATCAG GTATACAGCCAGCCAGTGTTTGCATTTGTTGAGAAAAAATTAACTCAGAAGTTCCCAGAGAACAAATTCCTGAATAAATTCTATGCCATCAAACTCCCAGTGTTGCCAGCTTTTCAGTTGAATTTCTTTCGGTTATGTTTTCGGACATTTTATGTTATATCTACAACAGCAATAGCAATGGCATTTCCTTATTTCAATCAGGTATTAGGAATATTGGGAGCCTTGAATTTTTGGCCAATGACCATCTATTTCCCAGTGGAAATGTACATAGTGCAAAGGAAAATTGGAGCTTGGACAAAGAAATGGCTTCTTCTTGAGGGTTTCAGCATGATCTGTTTGATTGTATCTGTAGTTGGTTTGATTGGATCAATTGAGGGAATAATTAGTGCTAAATTAGCTAAAGTATAA
- the LOC104214178 gene encoding probable amino acid permease 7: MPLVVDEDADSHMPFLEANSSSSSSSSSSSSSPSSSTSLKRTGNEWTALAHIVTAVIGSGVLSLAWSMAQLGWIAGPLTMLSFACVTLTSAFLLCNCYLSPDSDTGPDNRNASYLDAVLNILGERNAWFCGIIARINFIKVAIVYTITSAISIRAIQKSNCYHDQGHEATCRYGSTRYMVIFGLIQVIVSQIPDFQNMKWLSIVAAVMSFTYSIIGSALGLAKVIENGEIKGSITGLPSSTAAEKLWLVAQALGDIAFAFPFSLIFLEIQDTLKAPPPEKITMKKVSIMAVCITTFFNLCCGGFGYAAFGNSTPGNLLTGFGFYEPYWLVDFANACVVLHLVGGYQIFSQPLFADIERWFARKFPESKFIHKNHTLKPLPMLPFELNLMRLVFRTAYVALITGIAVLFPYFNQVVGVSGAITFWPVVVYFPVEMYLTQKKTESWKTKAIVLRVYTTVCLIVILYAFVGSIRGVIVARFS, translated from the exons ATGCCTTTGGTAGTTGATGAAGACGCTGACTCTCATATGCCTTTTCTGGAGgcaaattcttcttcttcttcttcttcttcttcttcctcctcctccccATCATCTTCAACTTCCCTCAAAAGAACAG GAAATGAATGGACAGCTTTGGCACATATAGTAACAGCAGTAATAGGTTCTGGGGTTCTATCATTAGCATGGAGTATGGCACAGCTAGGTTGGATTGCAGGTCCATTGACCATGCTCTCTTTTGCATGTGTCACTCTTACTTCTGCATTTCTTCTCTGCAACTGCTATCTATCTCCTGATTCAGATACTGGCCCTGATAATAGAAATGCATCTTACCTTGATGCTGTTCtcaatattttag GAGAAAGAAATGCGTGGTTTTGTGGAATCATTGCTCGTATAAACTTCATAAAGGTTGCAATAGTTTATACAATTACATCCGCTATCAGCATTCG AGCAATCCAGAAATCAAACTGCTATCATGATCAAGGGCATGAGGCTACCTGTCGATATGGAAGTACAAGATATATGGTTATATTTGGACTAATCCAAGTTATAGTGTCTCAAATTCCTGATTTTCAGAATATGAAGTGGCTCTCCATAGTTGCTGCAGTCATGTCATTCACATATTCAATTATCGGATCAGCACTTGGCTTAGCCAAAGTAATAG AAAATGGAGAAATCAAAGGTAGCATTACAGGACTGCCAAGTTCTACTGCTGCTGAGAAACTATGGTTGGTAGCTCAAGCACTTGGTGACATTGCCtttgcctttccattctctcttatatTTCTGGAGATACAG GACACGTTAAAGGCGCCTCCTCCAGAAAAGATCACTATGAAGAAGGTATCAATAATGGCAGTCTGTATTACGACGTTTTTCAACCTTTGCTGTGGGGGATTTGGTTATGCAGCCTTTGGTAATTCCACACCGGGAAACCTCTTGACAGGATTCGGTTTCTATGAACCATATTGGCTAGTAGATTTTGCTAATGCATGTGTTGTTCTTCATCTTGTTGGAGGATATCAG ATTTTCAGCCAGCCGCTATTTGCAGATATTGAGAGATGGTTTGCCAGGAAATTCCCAGAGAGCAAGTTTATTCACAAGAATCACACCCTGAAACCATTACCAATGCTGCCATTTGAATTGAACTTGATGAGATTAGTCTTCCGAACAGCATATGTTGCATTAATCACAGGGATTGCAGTATTATTCCCTTACTTTAATCAGGTTGTGGGGGTGTCTGGAGCAATAACTTTTTGGCCTGTTGTCGTTTATTTCCCTGTAGAGATGTACTTAACCCAGAAAAAAACTGAAAGTTGGAAAACCAAAGCTATAGTGCTCCGTGTGTATACAACGGTTTGCCTGATTGTGATATTGTATGCTTTTGTAGGGTCTATCAGAGGAGTGATAGTTGCTAGGTTCAGTTAA